The Astatotilapia calliptera chromosome 17, fAstCal1.2, whole genome shotgun sequence genome has a segment encoding these proteins:
- the LOC113008665 gene encoding LOW QUALITY PROTEIN: serine/threonine-protein kinase 38-like (The sequence of the model RefSeq protein was modified relative to this genomic sequence to represent the inferred CDS: inserted 1 base in 1 codon): protein MEFAHDSMAMTGGTAAALPMSNHTRERVTVAKLTLENFYSTLLTQHEEREMRQKKLEKAMEEEGLPDEEKVMRRSQHARKETEFLRLKRTRLGLDDFESLKVIGRGAFGEVRLVQKKDTGHIYAMKILRKADMLEKEQVAHIRAERDILVEADGAWVVKMFYSFQDKRNLYLIMEFLPGGDMMTLLMKKDTLSEEATQFYIAETVLAIDSIHQLGFIHRDIKPDNLLLDSRGHVKLSDFGLCTGLKKAHRTEFYRNLTHNPPSDFSFQNMNSKRKAETWKKNRRQLAYSTVGTPDYIAPEVFMQTGYNKLCDWWSLGVIMYEMLIGYPPFCSETPQETYRKVMNWKETLVFPPEVPISERAKDLILRFCTDAENRIGAVSVDEIKSHQXFESVDWEHIRERPAAISIEIKSIDDTSNFDDFPESDILQPANATEPDFKSKDWVFLNYTYKRFEGLTQRGTIPTYMKAGKA, encoded by the exons ATGGAGTTTGCACAT GATAGTATGGCCATGACGGGAGGGACTGCAGCTGCCCTTCCCATGAGCAACCACACCCGAGAGAGGGTGACAGTGGCCAAGCTGACACTGGAAAATTTCTACAGCACTCTGCTCACCCAGCACGAAGAGCGTGAGATGAG gcagaaaaaactggagaaggCCATGGAAGAGGAAGGTTTACCAGATGAGGAG AAAGTAATGCGGCGCTCTCAGCATGCCCGAAAGGAGACAGAGTTTTTACGACTGAAGAGGACACGACTCGGTTTGGATGACTTTGAGTCCCTAAAGGTCATTGGACGAGGTGCTTTTGGAGAg GTGCGTTTGGTACAGAAGAAAGACACAGGCCACATTTATGCCATGAAGATTTTGAGGAAAGCAGACATGCTGGAGAAAGAACAG GTCGCTCACATCCGGGCAGAGAGGGATATTCTGGTTGAGGCAGATGGTGCCTGGGTGGTCAAGATGTTCTACAGCTTCCAGGACAAGAGAAACCTCTACCTCATTATGGAGTTCCTGCCTGGAG GTGACATGATGACACTGCTGATGAAGAAGGACACTCTCTCTGAAGAGGCCACTCAGTTCTACATCGCAGAGACAGTACTGGCCATTGACTCCATCCACCAGCTGGGATTCATCCACAGAGACATCAAACCGGACAACCTGCTGCTGGACTCCAGA GGACATGTGAAACTGTCAGATTTTGGCCTGTGTACTGGGCTGAAGAAAGCTCATCGCACAGAATTTTACAGGAACCTGACGCACAACCCGCCCAGTGATTTCT cctttCAAAATATGAACTCCAAGAGGAAAGCAGAGACCTGGAAGAAGAACCGGAGACAGCTG GCTTATTCCACTGTGGGAACGCCAGACTACATCGCTCCTGAAGTGTTCATGCAGACGGGGTACAACAAACTGTGCGACTGGTGGTCTCTGGGTGTGATCATGTATGAGATGCTCATCG GTTATCCGCCCTTCTGCTCAGAGACACCACAGGAGACGTACAGGAAGGTTATGAACTGGAAGGAAACACTTGTCTTCCCACCTGAAGTTCCCATCTCAGAGAGAGCCAAAGACTTGATATTAAG gTTTTGCACAGATGCAGAGAACCGGATCGGAGCTGTGAGCGTGGACGAGATCAAGAGCCACC TTTTTGAGTCGGTGGATTGGGAGCACATCAG GGAGCGGCCAGCCGCCATCTCCATAGAAATCAAAAGTATTGACGACACCTCTAACTTTGATGACTTCCCTGAATCGGACATCCTTCAGCCAG CTAACGCAACGGAGCCAGACTTCAAATCAAAGGACTGGGTGTTCCTCAACTACACCTACAAACGCTTTGAGGGCCTGACTCAGCGAGGGACCATCCCCACATACATGAAGGCAGGGAAGGCTTGA